The following are from one region of the Capsicum annuum cultivar UCD-10X-F1 chromosome 1, UCD10Xv1.1, whole genome shotgun sequence genome:
- the LOC107852591 gene encoding clustered mitochondria protein isoform X2: protein MAGKSNKGKNRKAVQNSTSSSEQAAPAAPSDAHVNDTAAHAEDNGTRDVTAQTDAKTEAKESGNEASTHEAKQVGLGDQDSNSSRDNKKLGDIHLYPVSVKTQGGDKLELQLSPGDSVMDVRQFLLDAPETCFVTCYDLSLHIKDGSVHHLEDYNEISEVADITTGDCFLEMLPALYDDRSIRAHVHRTRELLSLSTLHSSLSTSLALQHEIGSNVAKSGEPVKADVPELENLGFVEDVSGSVSSLLSAPSKEIKCAESIVFSSFNPPPSYRRLSGDLIYLDLVTLEGNKYCITGTTKTFYVNSSTTTVLDPRPSKTGSEATTLIGLLQKISSRFKKAFREILERKAAAHPFENVQSMLPPNSWLGSYPIPDHKRDAARAENALTLSFGSELIGMQRDWNEELQSCREFPHTNPQERILRDRALYKVSSDFVDAAISGAVGVINRCIPPINPTDPECFHMYVHNNIFFSFAVDADLEQLSRKQVADSKVEGTGLLRNLSEKTTNNLSQGVSKVSNGDEHGGLVVEAANINSDCLPGVSGETQLAESEQATYASANNDLKGTKAYQEADVPGLYNLAMAIIDYRGHRVVAQSVLPGILQGDKSDSLLYGSVDNGKKICWSDEFHSKVLEAAKRLHLKEHTVLDGSGNEFKLAAPVECKGIVGSDDRHYLLDLMRVTPRDANYTGPGSRFCILRPELITAFCQAEVAERSKSKCESEGEVPVASDCTTVNNTEELPTNDVVAPTEVKSNEGEKSVKDAGNNCCFHSGRKDTDDILFNPNVFTDFKLAGSEEEIAADQELVKKVSLYLKDAVLPKFIQDLCTLEVSPMDGQTLTEALHAHGINLRYLGIVAEGTRNLPHLWDLCSNEIVVRCAKHILKDLLRDAEDHDLANTISHFYNCLFGNIQTVSNKGGANSSKNQKKDHIGNQQKLSKGQGKRKNVVSAKKKQSSYLSITSDSLWSDIQEFTNLKYQFELPEDAKVLVKKIPVVRNLCRKVGVTVAARKYDLVSAAPFQASDIMNLQPVVKHSIPVSSEAKDLVETGKAQLAEGLLSEAYTLFSEAFTILQQVTGPMHREVANCCRYLAMVLYHAGDMAGAIMQQHKELIINERCLGLDHPDTAHSYGNMALFYHGLNQTELALRHMSRALLLLGLSSGPDHPDVAATFINVAMMYQDIGKMDTALRYLQEALKKNERLLGEEHIQTAVCYHALAIAFNCMGAFKLSHQHEKKTYDILAKQLGEEDSRTRDSQNWMKTFKMRELQKGQSLNVASAQKAYDILKAHPSLLHAFQAAAGGGGIGGMNQSLSSAVLGDGLPRGRGVDERAARAAAEVRKKAAARGLLVRPSGVPASNLPPLTQLLNVINSGAKPDAANPNGTNEEKREANSYSSNGPGDAQADQSKAREQDQTPVGLGTGLGALDAKKQKSKVKAAS from the exons ATGGCTGGGAAATCGAACAAAGGGAAGAATCGGAAGGCAGTTCAAAATTCTACCAGTTCTTCAGAGCAAGCAGCCCCAGCAGCTCCATCTGATGCTCATGTGAATGATACTGCAGCGCACGCGGAAGATAATGGAACCAGGGATGTGACTGCACAAACCGATGCCAAGACGGAGGCAAAGGAGTCTGGAAATGAGGCTTCCACACACGAGGCAAAGCAAG TGGGTCTGGGAGACCAAGATTCAAATTCCAGTAGAGATAATAAAAAGCTAG GTGACATCCATCTTTATCCTGTTTCCGTCAAAACCCAAGGAGGGGATAAGCTAGAACTACAA TTGAGTCCGGGGGATTCTGTTATGGATGTGCGGCAGTTTCTTCTTGATGCTCCAGAGACGTGCTTTGTTACATGCTATGATCTATCGCTGCATATAAAGGATGGCTCTGTTCATCATCTGGAAGATTATAATGAAATCTCTGAAGTTGCTGATATCACCACAGGAGATTGCTTCCTGGAGATGTTACCAG CATTGTATGATGATCGATCCATAAGGGCTCATGTTCACCGCACTCGAGAATTGCTCTCTCTTTCCACATTGCACTCCTCGCTATCAACGTCACTTGCACTGCAGCATGAAATAGGAAGTAATGTTGCTAAATCCGGAG AGCCTGTGAAGGCGGATGTACCAGAGCTTGAAAACTTGGGTTTTGTGGAGGATGTTTCTGGTTCAGTCTCTAGTTTGTTGTCAGCACCTTCAAAGGAAATTAAATGTGCTGAGAGCATTGTGTTCTCTTCGTTTAATCCTCCTCCTAGCTATAGAAG GCTCTCTGGGgacttgatttatttggatttagTTACACTGGAAGGAAATAAGTACTGTATTACTGGAACAACCAAAACTTTTTATGTCAATTCCAGCACGACGACTGTTCTTGATCCGAGGCCAAGCAAAACTGGTTCAGAAGCAACCACTCTTATTGGGCTCTTGCAAAAGATCAGCTCCAGATTTAAGAAAG CTTTTCGTGAGATATTGGAGCGGAAGGCTGCTGCACATCCTTTTGAAAATGTTCAATCTATGCTGCCACCAAATTCTTGGCTTGGGTCATATCCTATCcctg ATCACAAACGTGATGCGGCACGGGCAGAGAATGCACTTACACTTTCTTTTGGAAGTGAGCTGATTGGCATGCAAAGGGATTGGAATGAAGAGTTGCAATCTTGTCGGGAATTCCCCCATACAAACCCCCAGGAAAG GATACTGCGAGATAGGGCCTTGTACAAAGTCAGTTCGGACTTTGTAGATGCTGCAATTAGTGGTGCTGTTGGAGTTATCAACAGGTGTATCCCCCCGATTAATCCAACTGATCCAGAATGCTTTCATAT GTACGTTCACAATAATATATTCTTCAGCTTTGCTGTTGATGCGGATCTTGAGCAACTGTCTAGGAAACAGGTGGCTGATTCTAAAGTTGAGGGCACAGGCTTATTACGTAATTTGTCAGAGAAGACCACCAATAATTTATCACAGGGTGTCTCCAAAGTTTCTAATGGAGATGAGCACGGCGGCTTAGTTGTAGAAGCTGCAAACATCAACTCGGATTGTCTTCCTGGAGTGTCTGGTGAAACTCAGTTGGCTGAAAGTGAGCAAGCCACTTATGCAAGTGCAAATAATGACTTGAAAGGCACAAAAGCATATCAGGAAGCTGATGTCCCTGGACTATACAACCTTGCTATGGCGATAATTGATTATAGAGGACATAGAGTGGTGGCCCAG AGTGTTTTACCTGGTATCCTTCAAGGTGACAAATCAGATTCCCTCTTATACGGTTCTGTTGATAATGGCAAGAAAATCTGCTGGAGCGACGAGTTTCATTCCAAG GTGCTAGAAGCTGCAAAACGTCTGCACTTGAAGGAACATACTGTCCTTGACGGATCTGGAAATGAATTTAAATTAGCTGCACCGGTGGAATGCAAGGGCATTGTTGGTAGTGATGACAG GCATTATCTGTTGGACTTGATGAGAGTCACTCCTCGTGATGCAAATTATACTGGTCCAGGTTCCAGATTTTGTATTTTGCGACCTGAGTTGATCACTGCATTTTGCCAA GCTGAAGTTGCTGAGAGGTCAAAATCCAAGTGCGAGTCAGAAGGGGAGGTACCAGTGGCCTCTGATTGTACAACTGTAAATAACACTGAAGAATTACCAACAAACGATGTTGTTGCCCCGACCGAAGTCAAAAGCAATGAG GGTGAGAAAAGTGTGAAGGATGCTGGCAACAACTGCTGTTTTCACTCAGGAAGAAAAGATACCGATGACATACTTTTCAATCCTAACGTCTTTACAGATTTCAAGTTGGCTGGGAGTGAAGAG GAGATAGCTGCTGACCAAGAACTTGTGAAGAAAGTGAGTTTGTATCTGAAAGACGCTGTACTCCCGAAGTTTATTCAAGATCTCTGCACACTTGAAGTTTCACCCATGGATGGACAAACTTTAACTGAGGCACTCCATGCACATGGAATTAATTTGCGTTATCTAGGAATA GTGGCTGAGGGGACCAGGAACTTGCCTCATTTATGGGATCTTTGTTCCAACGAGATTGTTGTCAGATGTGCAAAGCACATCCTCAAG GATTTGCTGAGGGATGCTGAGGACCATGATCTTGCAAACACAATCTCACATTTTTACAACTGTTTGTTTGGAAATATTCAAACAGTATCTAATAAAGGTGGTGCCAACAGTTCTAAAAACCAAAAGAAG GACCACATTGGCAACCAGCAAAAGTTATCCAAGGGACAAGGAAAGCGAAAAAATGTAGTATCTGCCAAAAAGAAGCAGTCCTCCTATCTGAGTATCACCTCTGACAGTTTGTGGTCTGACATCCAAGAATTTACGAATCTCAAGTATCAg tTTGAGTTGCCCGAGGATGCAAAAGTGTTGGTAAAGAAAATTCCAGTTGTACGCAATCTCTGTCGGAAG GTAGGTGTAACCGTTGCAGCTCGTAAATATGACCTTGTCTCTGCTGCACCTTTTCAAGCATCAGATATTATGAATCTCCAACCAGTTGTGAAGCATTCTATTCCAGTTAGTTCAGAAGCTAAGGACCTCGTGGAAACAGGGAAGGCTCAATTAGCTGAG GGTTTGCTTAGTGAGGCCTACACTTTATTTTCTGAAGCATTCACAATACTTCAGCAG GTGACGGGTCCAATGCACCGTGAAGTTGCCAATTGTTGTCG TTACCTTGCTATGGTTCTATATCATGCTGGAGATATGGCTGGTGCTATTATGCAACAGCATAAGGAACTTATCATAAATGAAAGATGCCTTGGACTGGACCACCCTGACACTGCGCACAG TTATGGAAACATGGCTCTTTTCTATCATGGTCTTAACCAAACAGAACTTGCATTGAGGCACATGTCGCGGGCCTTGCTTCTGCTTGGCTTGTCATCGGGTCCTGATCATCCGGATGTTGCTGCAACATTTATAAATGTTGCGATGATGTACCAAGATATCGGAAAGATGGATACAGCACTTCGTTATCTCCAAGAAGCATTGAAAAAGAATGAACGGTTGCTCGGGGAGGAACATATTCAGACTGCTGTTTGTTATCATGCTCTGGCAATTGCGTTCAACTGTATGGGTGCTTTCAAGCTCTCGCACCAG CATGAAAAGAAAACTTACGACATACTAGCCAAACAGCTTGGAGAGGAGGATTCAAGGACACGTGATTCTCAGAACTGGATGAAAACATTTAAGATGCGTGAGCTGCAG AAAGGTCAATCTTTGAATGTGGCTTCTGCACAGAAGGCTTATGATATTTTGAAG GCTCATCCCAGCTTGTTACATGCATTTCAAGCTGCTGCTggaggtggtggtattggtggaatGAACCAATCATTAAGTTCTGCGGTACTTGGTGATGGGCTTCCTCGGGGAAGAGGAGTTGATGAAAGAGCTGCACGAGCTGCTGCTGAAGTACGGAAAAAAGCTGCAGCAAGGGGTCTTCTTGTTCGCCCTAGTGGTGTTCCTGCATCAAATTTACCCCCTCTTACTCAGCTACTCAATGTAATAAACTCTGGCGCAAAACCGGATGCTGCAAATCCTAATGGAACtaatgaagaaaagagagaagcaAACAGTTATTCTTCTAATGGACCTGGAGATGCCCAAGCAGATCAATCCAAAGCAAGGGAACAAGATCAAACTCCTGTTGGTTTAGGGACAGGTTTGGGGGCATTGGATGccaagaaacaaaaatcaaaagTGAAAGCTGCATCTTGA